One stretch of Lucilia cuprina isolate Lc7/37 chromosome 6, ASM2204524v1, whole genome shotgun sequence DNA includes these proteins:
- the LOC124420604 gene encoding uncharacterized protein K02A2.6-like, translating to MSLEVRDFISKCDVCKQSKAPNTVLRPLMGDRIESERPFQRIYMDFLGAYPRSKCGNVGILVILDHFTKYPILKLVKRFASTEICNFVESDIFHLFGVPEFVVTDNGSQFKSVLFENLLEKYGVKHIYTASYSPQSNSSERLNRSILAAIRSYLKQDQREWDSHLSNICVALRSLIHSSIGYSPFHALFGYTMITHGKSYQLVRNIDSLGNGEDIHYSDKLHIIREKVKENLERAYNSYKKT from the coding sequence ATGTCTCTTGAAGTAAGAGATTTCATTTCCAAATGTGATGTATGCAAACAATCGAAAGCGCCGAACACTGTTCTACGACCATTAATGGGTGATAGGATTGAATCGGAAAGACCGTTTCAAAGAATTTATATGGACTTTTTGGGTGCATATCCCCGGTCCAAATGTGGTAATGTGGGCATACTAGTTATATTGGATCACTTCACAAAATACCCTATTCTAAAACTTGTGAAAAGATTTGCATCTACCGAAATTTGTAACTTTGTAGAATCTGATATTTTTCATCTCTTCGGTGTACCTGAGTTTGTAGTTACAGACAATGGTAGTCAGTTTAAGTctgttttgtttgaaaatcttttagaaaaatatggtGTGAAACATATATATACCGCTTCATATAGTCCCCAGTCCAACTCATCAGAAAGACTAAATCGGTCAATTTTGGCGGCTATACGTTCTTACCTCAAACAAGACCAACGTGAGTGGGATTCCCATCTTAGTAATATATGTGTTGCTCTACGTAGCCTTATTCATTCTTCAATCGGTTATTCTCCGTTTCACGCTTTATTTGGTTACACTATGATTACTCATGGTAAATCGTATCAGCTAGTAAGAAATATAGATTCGTTGGGAAATGGTGAAGATATTCATTATTCTGACAAACTCCACATTATACGTGAAAAGGTGAAAGAGAATTTGGAAAGAGCATATAACTCATATAAGAAAACGTAA